The following are from one region of the Vicia villosa cultivar HV-30 ecotype Madison, WI unplaced genomic scaffold, Vvil1.0 ctg.003162F_1_1, whole genome shotgun sequence genome:
- the LOC131640492 gene encoding cucumisin-like isoform X2 has translation MVSLRPFLLFLLTSILIHHSCSKKDRKTYIVYMGDHPKGIDPATLPSLHSIMAQNVLGSKLIGARYFNIESAYGKKDIKAPRDINGHGTHCASTIAGNTVHSVSLEGYASGTARGGVPSARIAVYKVCWEGGCDDTDILAAFDAALADGVDVLSVSLGPAEMQIPFIQYFENSINIGSFHAMKKGVLTSNAASNFGPDVFTMTNFPPWLLSVAASTFGRKFVTKVQLGNGKVYEGSTINTFDLKNKMFPIIFARDIPNTAGGFNSSESRRCSKDSVDKHAVKGKIVLCEWVQDSSDVGFFSGAVGVIFGFVYSQDSPSIYALPTTLLSLWDFREIQYYMKSTKNPTATIFKSEEVEDLLSPYVASFSSRGPNPITPNILKPDITAPGVNVIAAWTPLDPISEFEDDKRILSYNVISGTSMACPHAAGAAAYVKSFHPNWSPAMIKSALMTTATLMSPALNPEAEFAYGAGQINPVKATNPGLVYDISEADYANFLCGEGYTDKQLRNLTKDKSNCKVKANEKEVYNLNLPSFALKINHTFFGHVYHRTVTNVGSAKSIYKARVISPSLLEIQVKPNVLSFTSIGQKKTFSLTIEGKINVEVMSAALIWDDGSHQVRSPIVVYGKYA, from the exons ATGGTCTCTTTAAGAccattccttctttttcttctcaccAGCATTCTAATTCATCACTCATGTTCCAAAAAAGATCGCAAG ACTTATATTGTCTATATGGGTGATCATCCCAAGGGTATTGACCCAGCCACTTTACCTTCACTTCATTCCATAATGGCTCAAAATGTCCTTGGCAG TAAATTAATTGGTGCACGATACTTTAATATCGAGAGTGCCTATGGTAAAAAAGATATCAAAGCTCCAAGAGATATAAATGGGCATGGGACACATTGTGCATCCACAATAGCCGGAAACACGGTTCATTCGGTAAGCCTAGAAGGGTATGCCTCAGGGACAGCACGCGGAGGAGTTCCTTCCGCACGTATTGCTGTGTACAAAGTATGTTGGGAAGGAGGATGCGACGATACTGATATCCTTGCAGCGTTTGATGCAGCACTTGCTGACGGCGTTGATGTTCTTTCCGTCTCTCTTGGACCTGCAGAAATGCAAATAccatttattcaatattttgaaaattCTATTAACATTGGTAGTTTCCATGCAATGAAAAAAGGTGTATTAACCTCGAATGCCGCTAGTAATTTTGGTCCGGATGTTTTCACTATGACAAATTTTCCACCATGGTTACTTTCCGTAGCTGCTAGTACTTTTGGAAGAAAGTTCGTTACGAAAGTGCAACTGGGAAATGGTAAAGTTTATGAG GGGTCAACAATTAACACATTTGatctcaaaaacaaaatgtttccaATAATTTTCGCAAGAGATATACCCAATACTGCTGGTGGATTTAACAGTTCTGAATCAAG GCGTTGCTCCAAGGACTCGGTAGATAAACACGCAGTAAAGGGAAAGATAGTTTTATGCGAATGGGTTCAAGATTCTTCAGATGTGGGATTTTTCTCAGGAGCTGTTGGTGTAATATTTGGATTTGTTTATTCACAAGATTCTCCATCTATATATGCCTTGCCAACCACGTTACTCAGTCTATGGGATTTTAGAGAAATTCAATACTACATGAAATCAACAaa AAATCCAACTGCCACGATATTTAAGAGTGAAGAAGTCGAAGATTTGTTGTCCCCTTATGTAGCTTCGTTTTCATCAAGAGGTCCGAATCCAATTACACCAAATATTCTCAAG CCTGATATCACTGCCCCGGGAGTTAATGTTATAGCTGCATGGACTCCACTTGACCCgatttctgaatttgaagatgacAAAAGAATATTATCATATAATGTTATCTCGGGAACTTCAATGGCATGTCCTCATGCAGCTGGAGCAGCCGCATATGTTAAATCATTTCACCCTAATTGGTCTCCTGCTATGATCAAGTCTGCACTTATGACCACTG CTACTCTAATGAGTCCTGCTTTAAATCCCGAAGCTGAATTCGCATATGGCGCTGGGCAGATAAATCCTGTTAAGGCAACAAATCCAGGATTAGTATATGATATTAGCGAAGCAGATTATGCCAATTTCTTGTGCGGAGAAGGGTACACAGATAAACAACTACGAAATCTTACTAAAGATAAGAGTAACTGCAAGGTGAAAGCTAATGAGAAAGAAGTATACAATTTGAATCTTCCATCATTTGCTCTTAAAATAAACCATACGTTTTTCGGTCATGTTTACCATAGAACGGTAACAAATGTGGGATCAGCAAAATCTATTTATAAAGCAAGAGTAATATCTCCGTCTTTGTTGGAAATTCAAGTGAAACCTAATGTTCTGTCTTTCACATCTATAGGACAGAAAAAAACATTCTCGCTTACGATTGAAGGGAAGATTAATGTGGAAGTAATGTCTGCTGCTTTGATTTGGGATGATGGGAGTCATCAAGTTAGAAGCCCAATTGTTGTGTATGGGAAGTATGCTTGA
- the LOC131640492 gene encoding cucumisin-like isoform X1, with product MVSLRPFLLFLLTSILIHHSCSKKDRKTYIVYMGDHPKGIDPATLPSLHSIMAQNVLGSDFEPGAVLHSYRKSFNGFVVKLTEDEAETLAEMDDVVSVFPNTKNRLLTTKSWDFIGLPQNSKRQSLESDIIVGVLDSGIWPESKSFSDEGFGPPPKKWKGSCHNFTCNNKLIGARYFNIESAYGKKDIKAPRDINGHGTHCASTIAGNTVHSVSLEGYASGTARGGVPSARIAVYKVCWEGGCDDTDILAAFDAALADGVDVLSVSLGPAEMQIPFIQYFENSINIGSFHAMKKGVLTSNAASNFGPDVFTMTNFPPWLLSVAASTFGRKFVTKVQLGNGKVYEGSTINTFDLKNKMFPIIFARDIPNTAGGFNSSESRRCSKDSVDKHAVKGKIVLCEWVQDSSDVGFFSGAVGVIFGFVYSQDSPSIYALPTTLLSLWDFREIQYYMKSTKNPTATIFKSEEVEDLLSPYVASFSSRGPNPITPNILKPDITAPGVNVIAAWTPLDPISEFEDDKRILSYNVISGTSMACPHAAGAAAYVKSFHPNWSPAMIKSALMTTATLMSPALNPEAEFAYGAGQINPVKATNPGLVYDISEADYANFLCGEGYTDKQLRNLTKDKSNCKVKANEKEVYNLNLPSFALKINHTFFGHVYHRTVTNVGSAKSIYKARVISPSLLEIQVKPNVLSFTSIGQKKTFSLTIEGKINVEVMSAALIWDDGSHQVRSPIVVYGKYA from the exons ATGGTCTCTTTAAGAccattccttctttttcttctcaccAGCATTCTAATTCATCACTCATGTTCCAAAAAAGATCGCAAG ACTTATATTGTCTATATGGGTGATCATCCCAAGGGTATTGACCCAGCCACTTTACCTTCACTTCATTCCATAATGGCTCAAAATGTCCTTGGCAG TGATTTTGAACCAGGAGCCGTACTTCACAGCTACCGGAAGAGTTTTAATGGATTTGTTGTGAAGTTGACAGAAGATGAGGCAGAAACATTGGCTG AAATGGACGATGTGGTATCGGTTTTTCCAAATACAAAGAATCGTCTTCTCACAACAAAATCGTGGGACTTCATAGGCCTCCCACAAAATAGTAAAAGACAGAGTTTGGAGAGTGACATAATTGTTGGAGTATTAGACTCTGGAATTTGGCCTGAATCAAAGAGTTTCTCCGATGAAGGATTCGGTCCACCACCAAAAAAATGGAAGGGATCATGCCACAACTTCACTTGCAacaa TAAATTAATTGGTGCACGATACTTTAATATCGAGAGTGCCTATGGTAAAAAAGATATCAAAGCTCCAAGAGATATAAATGGGCATGGGACACATTGTGCATCCACAATAGCCGGAAACACGGTTCATTCGGTAAGCCTAGAAGGGTATGCCTCAGGGACAGCACGCGGAGGAGTTCCTTCCGCACGTATTGCTGTGTACAAAGTATGTTGGGAAGGAGGATGCGACGATACTGATATCCTTGCAGCGTTTGATGCAGCACTTGCTGACGGCGTTGATGTTCTTTCCGTCTCTCTTGGACCTGCAGAAATGCAAATAccatttattcaatattttgaaaattCTATTAACATTGGTAGTTTCCATGCAATGAAAAAAGGTGTATTAACCTCGAATGCCGCTAGTAATTTTGGTCCGGATGTTTTCACTATGACAAATTTTCCACCATGGTTACTTTCCGTAGCTGCTAGTACTTTTGGAAGAAAGTTCGTTACGAAAGTGCAACTGGGAAATGGTAAAGTTTATGAG GGGTCAACAATTAACACATTTGatctcaaaaacaaaatgtttccaATAATTTTCGCAAGAGATATACCCAATACTGCTGGTGGATTTAACAGTTCTGAATCAAG GCGTTGCTCCAAGGACTCGGTAGATAAACACGCAGTAAAGGGAAAGATAGTTTTATGCGAATGGGTTCAAGATTCTTCAGATGTGGGATTTTTCTCAGGAGCTGTTGGTGTAATATTTGGATTTGTTTATTCACAAGATTCTCCATCTATATATGCCTTGCCAACCACGTTACTCAGTCTATGGGATTTTAGAGAAATTCAATACTACATGAAATCAACAaa AAATCCAACTGCCACGATATTTAAGAGTGAAGAAGTCGAAGATTTGTTGTCCCCTTATGTAGCTTCGTTTTCATCAAGAGGTCCGAATCCAATTACACCAAATATTCTCAAG CCTGATATCACTGCCCCGGGAGTTAATGTTATAGCTGCATGGACTCCACTTGACCCgatttctgaatttgaagatgacAAAAGAATATTATCATATAATGTTATCTCGGGAACTTCAATGGCATGTCCTCATGCAGCTGGAGCAGCCGCATATGTTAAATCATTTCACCCTAATTGGTCTCCTGCTATGATCAAGTCTGCACTTATGACCACTG CTACTCTAATGAGTCCTGCTTTAAATCCCGAAGCTGAATTCGCATATGGCGCTGGGCAGATAAATCCTGTTAAGGCAACAAATCCAGGATTAGTATATGATATTAGCGAAGCAGATTATGCCAATTTCTTGTGCGGAGAAGGGTACACAGATAAACAACTACGAAATCTTACTAAAGATAAGAGTAACTGCAAGGTGAAAGCTAATGAGAAAGAAGTATACAATTTGAATCTTCCATCATTTGCTCTTAAAATAAACCATACGTTTTTCGGTCATGTTTACCATAGAACGGTAACAAATGTGGGATCAGCAAAATCTATTTATAAAGCAAGAGTAATATCTCCGTCTTTGTTGGAAATTCAAGTGAAACCTAATGTTCTGTCTTTCACATCTATAGGACAGAAAAAAACATTCTCGCTTACGATTGAAGGGAAGATTAATGTGGAAGTAATGTCTGCTGCTTTGATTTGGGATGATGGGAGTCATCAAGTTAGAAGCCCAATTGTTGTGTATGGGAAGTATGCTTGA